The following are encoded in a window of Epilithonimonas zeae genomic DNA:
- a CDS encoding M23 family metallopeptidase: MVQFLKSKKKKNIVLIILLVICFIEGLVIGKFYNDKDDKVYQVNIVKINNEKDSIDHLQLKTDLAMVDQSIRSIDGFLKSKNVSDIRIENLAKDSLQNEIYLAKVSNRYSQYLVDLEQRLQQVPLGIPTDGYISSNFGIRKNPIPPKSTEVANNSNIAEEKDSLGNVVKRQAVVKEDRNASSNAPAEKDQMQFHKGLDVAVAYGSPVKAAAAGKVIFSGVRGGYGNCVMIEHGNGLVTLYGHLSELLVEANDRVKVNQIIAKSGNTGRSTGPHLHYEVHKNNQPINPRLFLNF, translated from the coding sequence ATGGTCCAATTTCTAAAATCGAAAAAGAAAAAAAATATTGTTCTTATAATATTGCTGGTGATTTGTTTTATAGAAGGCTTAGTCATCGGGAAATTTTACAATGACAAAGATGATAAGGTCTATCAGGTAAACATCGTCAAAATCAATAACGAGAAAGACAGCATCGACCATCTTCAGCTGAAAACCGATTTGGCGATGGTAGACCAAAGTATCCGCAGCATCGATGGATTCCTAAAATCTAAAAATGTTTCTGACATTCGCATAGAAAATTTGGCTAAAGACAGCCTTCAAAATGAAATTTATCTGGCAAAAGTGAGCAACCGATACAGCCAATATTTGGTAGATTTGGAACAAAGATTACAGCAAGTTCCATTGGGAATTCCGACAGATGGCTACATCTCTTCTAATTTTGGAATCAGAAAAAATCCAATTCCTCCAAAATCTACAGAAGTTGCCAATAACTCTAATATCGCAGAAGAAAAAGACAGTCTTGGAAATGTCGTAAAAAGACAAGCTGTGGTAAAAGAAGACAGAAATGCATCCAGCAATGCGCCGGCAGAAAAAGACCAGATGCAGTTCCACAAAGGATTAGACGTAGCTGTAGCTTACGGAAGCCCTGTAAAAGCAGCCGCCGCAGGAAAAGTAATCTTCTCTGGCGTAAGAGGCGGTTACGGAAATTGTGTGATGATAGAACACGGCAACGGTCTTGTGACTTTGTACGGTCATCTTTCCGAACTTTTGGTTGAGGCTAATGACCGAGTGAAAGTAAACCAAATCATTGCAAAATCTGGCAATACAGGACGTTCTACAGGACCTCATCTTCATTATGAAGTTCATAAAAATAATCAGCCGATCAATCCGAGGTTGTTTTTGAATTTTTAA
- a CDS encoding glycosyltransferase family protein: MKILYAFQGTGNGHLARAQEIIPILKKHALVDTLISGHQTQLKSDFDIDYRFKGVSLLYNKTGGLSYRKTFFENNFCRAAKVIKDLDLSAYDLIINDFEPLTGWAAKLRNLPIVELSHQASLTFKETPKPDKKDWFGDFILKHYVPCEKKIGFHFENYNSHIKKPVIRQKIRKLNPENKGHYLVYLPSFSDEVITNFLTRIDVQWKVFSKYAKQHQKFNNVEIFPIDETKYLELFESCEGILCNAGFETPAEALFMNKKLFVIPIENQYEQECNAFALDKLGVANSDKLDPIKIREWINSDQMIEVDYPDNIESILTKEVLF, encoded by the coding sequence ATGAAAATATTATACGCCTTCCAAGGCACAGGAAACGGACATCTTGCCAGAGCTCAGGAAATCATCCCGATTTTGAAAAAACACGCATTGGTGGACACTTTAATCAGTGGACATCAAACACAGTTGAAGTCCGATTTTGATATCGATTACAGGTTCAAAGGGGTGTCTTTGCTTTATAACAAAACGGGAGGTTTATCTTACAGAAAAACTTTTTTTGAGAATAATTTCTGTAGAGCAGCGAAGGTGATAAAGGATTTGGATTTGTCTGCCTACGATTTGATTATCAATGATTTTGAACCACTGACTGGCTGGGCAGCGAAACTAAGGAATCTTCCCATTGTAGAATTGAGTCATCAGGCTTCTTTAACTTTCAAGGAAACACCGAAACCGGATAAAAAAGATTGGTTTGGAGATTTTATTCTGAAACATTATGTGCCTTGTGAGAAGAAAATAGGATTTCATTTCGAGAACTATAATTCCCATATCAAAAAGCCTGTCATCCGACAAAAAATAAGAAAACTGAATCCTGAAAACAAAGGTCATTATCTAGTTTATCTTCCAAGCTTTTCTGATGAAGTCATTACGAATTTCTTAACAAGAATTGATGTTCAGTGGAAAGTTTTTTCCAAATATGCTAAACAACATCAGAAATTCAATAATGTGGAGATTTTCCCAATTGATGAAACAAAATACTTAGAGTTGTTCGAATCTTGTGAAGGAATACTTTGTAATGCTGGTTTTGAAACACCGGCGGAAGCTTTGTTTATGAATAAAAAATTGTTTGTAATCCCGATTGAAAATCAATATGAACAAGAGTGTAATGCTTTTGCTTTGGACAAATTAGGTGTTGCAAATTCGGATAAATTGGACCCGATAAAAATCCGTGAATGGATTAATTCTGACCAAATGATAGAGGTGGATTATCCGGATAATATCGAAAGTATTTTGACGAAAGAGGTTTTGTTTTAG
- a CDS encoding Mrp/NBP35 family ATP-binding protein, with product MLTKSKVQDFLKEIEVDDLVSNFQVMGDDVYIDMTSHSPAMHEKKKLEVAMKQAFASEFGEHINLKLKIASPELPATPVTNEIKGKQIPGIQNIIAIASGKGGVGKSTVAANLAVTLAKMGFKVGLLDADIYGPSVPTMLDTEGQKPISVEVNGRNLMKPIENYGVKMLSIGYFSGANQAVVWRGPMASKALNQMIRDADWGELDFLLIDLPPGTGDIHLSIIQEVPVTGAVIVSTPQHVALADVRKGIAMFNMESINIPVLGLIENMAYFTPEELPENKYYIFGKQGAQFMAENLGIPVLGEIPLIQSIREAGDVGRPAALQENSKISDIYTKTAQNMVESLVERNTNLPPTEAVKITTMAGCSPKKK from the coding sequence ATGCTGACGAAATCAAAAGTTCAGGATTTTCTGAAAGAGATAGAAGTGGATGACCTTGTGAGTAATTTCCAAGTGATGGGCGATGATGTGTATATCGATATGACATCTCACTCGCCTGCAATGCACGAGAAAAAGAAATTGGAAGTTGCTATGAAACAAGCTTTTGCTTCGGAATTCGGGGAACATATCAACTTGAAATTGAAAATCGCTTCTCCTGAATTGCCTGCAACTCCTGTGACGAACGAAATCAAAGGAAAACAGATTCCGGGAATCCAGAATATCATCGCCATTGCTTCCGGAAAAGGTGGCGTTGGAAAATCTACTGTTGCGGCAAATCTTGCGGTGACGTTGGCAAAAATGGGTTTCAAAGTTGGATTGCTGGATGCGGATATCTACGGACCATCTGTTCCTACAATGCTTGACACAGAAGGTCAAAAACCAATTTCTGTAGAAGTGAACGGTAGAAATCTGATGAAACCCATCGAGAATTACGGTGTGAAGATGTTATCGATTGGATATTTTTCAGGTGCTAACCAGGCTGTAGTTTGGAGAGGACCAATGGCTTCCAAAGCATTGAATCAGATGATTCGTGATGCTGATTGGGGAGAATTGGATTTCCTTTTGATTGACCTTCCTCCGGGAACTGGCGACATTCATCTTTCTATTATTCAGGAAGTTCCGGTTACAGGCGCTGTGATTGTGAGTACGCCTCAACACGTTGCATTGGCCGATGTAAGAAAGGGAATTGCTATGTTCAATATGGAAAGCATCAACATTCCGGTTTTGGGATTGATAGAAAATATGGCTTATTTCACGCCGGAAGAGCTTCCTGAGAATAAATATTATATCTTTGGAAAACAGGGCGCTCAGTTTATGGCAGAGAATTTGGGAATTCCGGTTTTGGGAGAGATTCCTTTGATTCAGAGCATCAGAGAAGCCGGAGATGTAGGAAGACCAGCTGCTTTGCAGGAAAATTCTAAAATCTCTGACATCTACACCAAAACTGCTCAAAATATGGTTGAGAGTCTTGTAGAAAGAAACACCAATTTGCCACCAACCGAAGCTGTGAAAATCACGACGATGGCTGGTTGCTCGCCTAAGAAAAAATAA
- a CDS encoding serine hydrolase, with product MKQAFLILLFLNISFLGFCQKIQQTKAIDNYLTEVMKTFEIPGMAVGVIKNDKIIFQKYYGRENLESGKKVDANSLFRVYSTTKLITNVAVFQLIEKGQLSLEDNISKYLDNLPKEWQNVKVKNLLSHSSGIPDFERHNLPTDISNSEVFERLSKEKMEFETGNQYSYNQTNYMILAMIVEKISGQKFEDFVLKNQFSDAKNKIIINSNSLEEIPNRIQLYRYNDSLKQFKKSTHVGGLRAHPANGLAISLPDFLQWSINLDTNKFLTDQTKKLMWKPFDYTNKQDIFAHGWEITKTGNVTSYGFSGGNINAYSIFPDNDLSIIFMSNGYKYNSFPPLYFIVNHIAGLIDKQLANPYWSREESVASEIINKPNIKKEIYGYLIENDKVIFTYKVPKNLNAEAITKMAVAGSFNDWNPGNKAYQMVLKDKNTFELVLPKSQFEKGKTYEFRFVMNKSGWFTTPYSALNTNGNPNDNNLTFRVD from the coding sequence ATGAAACAAGCATTCTTAATTCTATTATTCTTAAATATTTCATTTTTAGGATTTTGTCAAAAAATACAACAGACAAAAGCCATTGACAATTACCTGACCGAAGTGATGAAAACTTTTGAAATTCCTGGTATGGCGGTTGGTGTTATCAAAAATGATAAAATTATTTTTCAAAAATATTATGGCAGAGAAAACTTAGAGTCTGGGAAGAAAGTAGATGCTAATTCTCTTTTCAGAGTTTATTCTACTACAAAACTAATTACAAATGTTGCCGTTTTCCAATTGATTGAGAAAGGACAATTGTCTTTAGAAGATAACATTTCAAAATATTTGGATAATCTTCCAAAAGAATGGCAAAATGTCAAAGTAAAAAATCTTTTATCCCACTCATCTGGCATTCCTGATTTTGAGCGTCATAATTTACCTACAGACATTTCCAACTCTGAAGTTTTTGAACGACTGTCCAAAGAAAAAATGGAATTCGAAACAGGAAATCAATATAGTTATAATCAGACTAATTATATGATTTTGGCGATGATTGTCGAAAAGATAAGTGGACAAAAATTTGAAGATTTTGTTCTGAAAAATCAATTTTCTGATGCAAAGAATAAAATCATAATCAATTCCAATTCTCTTGAAGAAATCCCCAATCGAATCCAGCTTTACAGATATAATGATTCTCTGAAACAGTTTAAAAAATCTACACACGTTGGCGGTTTGAGAGCTCATCCTGCGAATGGCTTAGCAATTTCGCTTCCTGATTTTTTACAATGGAGCATTAATCTTGACACCAACAAATTCCTCACAGACCAGACAAAAAAGTTGATGTGGAAACCTTTTGATTATACCAATAAACAAGATATTTTTGCGCACGGTTGGGAAATTACCAAAACTGGAAATGTAACGTCTTATGGTTTTTCCGGCGGAAACATCAATGCTTACAGTATTTTTCCTGACAATGATTTGTCAATCATTTTTATGTCGAACGGCTACAAATACAATTCTTTTCCCCCACTTTATTTTATAGTCAATCATATTGCAGGATTGATTGATAAACAATTAGCAAATCCGTATTGGTCAAGGGAAGAATCAGTTGCTTCTGAAATTATTAATAAACCTAATATTAAAAAGGAAATTTATGGTTATCTGATTGAAAATGATAAAGTGATTTTTACTTACAAAGTTCCTAAAAACTTAAACGCTGAAGCAATAACGAAAATGGCTGTTGCTGGTTCATTCAACGATTGGAATCCCGGGAATAAAGCTTATCAAATGGTATTAAAGGACAAAAATACGTTTGAATTGGTGTTGCCGAAATCTCAATTCGAGAAAGGAAAGACTTATGAGTTCCGGTTTGTAATGAACAAAAGTGGTTGGTTCACGACGCCTTACAGCGCACTCAACACCAATGGAAATCCGAATGATAATAATTTGACTTTTAGAGTTGATTAA
- a CDS encoding dicarboxylate/amino acid:cation symporter yields the protein MKGQNKLFFAIIFALILGVVLGGIVHTTYPDSKEEFAQNIKLLGTVFIRLIQMIIAPLVFSTLVVGIAKMGDIKMVGRVGTKAMLWFISASLVSLLIGLVLVNWLEPGHVTKLPIQDAASASEIVSSSKGFTMEDFVKHIIPKSLFEAFATNEVLQIVIFSVMFGIALSAMGEEYTKPVIKGLDIIAHAILKMVGYIMWVAPLGVFGAISAVVATNGFTIFKVYAIYLRDFFFALGVLWVVLLLVGYMILGNRLFDLLRRIKEPLLIAFSTTSSEAVFPKLVEELERFGCNNRIVSFILPLGYSFNLDGSMMYMTFASIFIAQIYGIDMPLGQQIIMLLVLMLTSKGIAGVPRASLVIIVAACGMFDIPVEGIALILPIDHFCDMGRSMTNVLGNALATSAVSKWEGQLES from the coding sequence ATGAAGGGTCAGAATAAACTGTTTTTTGCGATTATTTTCGCATTGATTTTGGGTGTTGTTTTAGGAGGAATTGTCCACACAACTTATCCGGACTCTAAGGAAGAATTCGCTCAAAACATCAAATTGCTGGGAACAGTTTTTATCCGATTGATTCAGATGATTATTGCGCCTTTGGTTTTCTCAACTTTGGTAGTTGGGATTGCAAAAATGGGCGACATCAAAATGGTTGGACGTGTAGGAACTAAAGCAATGCTTTGGTTCATATCTGCTTCTTTGGTTTCTCTGTTAATCGGTTTGGTTTTAGTGAATTGGCTGGAGCCAGGTCACGTGACAAAATTACCAATCCAGGATGCAGCCTCAGCTTCCGAAATTGTAAGCAGCAGCAAAGGTTTTACGATGGAAGATTTTGTAAAACATATCATTCCAAAGAGTTTATTCGAAGCATTTGCGACCAATGAAGTCTTGCAAATTGTGATATTCTCCGTAATGTTCGGGATTGCTTTATCCGCAATGGGCGAAGAATACACAAAACCAGTTATCAAAGGTTTAGATATAATTGCTCACGCGATTTTGAAAATGGTTGGATATATAATGTGGGTGGCGCCGTTGGGTGTTTTCGGAGCAATATCTGCGGTGGTTGCTACCAATGGTTTTACAATTTTCAAAGTTTATGCAATCTACCTTCGTGATTTCTTCTTTGCCCTAGGTGTTCTGTGGGTTGTGCTTTTGTTAGTGGGTTATATGATTCTTGGCAACCGCCTTTTTGATTTATTGAGAAGAATCAAAGAACCTTTGTTGATTGCATTTTCCACCACAAGTTCCGAAGCAGTTTTTCCCAAGTTGGTAGAAGAACTGGAAAGATTTGGGTGTAATAATAGGATTGTTTCTTTCATTTTGCCATTGGGATATTCTTTCAATCTAGACGGAAGTATGATGTATATGACGTTTGCCTCGATTTTCATTGCTCAGATTTACGGTATTGATATGCCTCTCGGGCAACAAATCATAATGCTTTTGGTCTTGATGTTAACGAGTAAAGGTATTGCCGGCGTTCCAAGAGCGAGTCTTGTCATCATTGTTGCGGCTTGCGGAATGTTTGATATTCCAGTTGAGGGGATTGCCTTGATTTTACCAATCGACCATTTCTGCGATATGGGAAGAAGTATGACTAATGTTCTTGGGAATGCGTTGGCGACTTCTGCTGTGAGTAAGTGGGAAGGACAGTTGGAGAGTTAG
- a CDS encoding UDP-2,3-diacylglucosamine diphosphatase, with protein sequence MKRDVEIVIISDVHLGTYGCKAKELLRYLNSIRPKTLILNGDIIDIWQFKKSYFPKSHLKVVKKLISFATKESEVFYITGNHDEAFRNFTDFELGKLKLCNKHVLKLGDKKAWIFHGDVFDASVQHSKWIAKLGGKGYDLLIAINNLVNWFLEKIGREKYSFSKKIKNNVKKAVKYIGDFELTASELAIENDFDYVICGHIHQPQIREVVGKKGKCMYLNSGDWVENLSALEYHNGDWKLFVYEDEKHNLIDEEPEEMKEIDSAELMKIVTQVV encoded by the coding sequence ATGAAAAGAGATGTTGAAATTGTCATTATTTCTGATGTGCATCTTGGAACTTACGGTTGCAAGGCGAAAGAACTGTTGAGATATCTGAATTCTATCCGTCCCAAAACTCTGATTCTGAATGGCGATATCATCGACATCTGGCAGTTTAAGAAATCTTACTTTCCGAAGTCTCATTTGAAAGTGGTTAAAAAATTAATATCGTTTGCAACCAAAGAATCCGAGGTTTTTTACATCACTGGAAATCACGATGAAGCGTTTAGGAATTTCACAGATTTCGAATTAGGAAAACTGAAGCTTTGTAACAAACACGTTCTGAAGTTGGGCGACAAGAAAGCCTGGATTTTTCATGGTGATGTTTTTGATGCATCGGTTCAGCATTCCAAATGGATTGCGAAGTTGGGTGGAAAAGGTTACGATTTGCTCATTGCAATTAATAATCTCGTGAATTGGTTTCTTGAGAAAATCGGAAGGGAAAAATATTCATTCTCTAAAAAAATCAAGAATAATGTAAAGAAAGCCGTGAAATATATTGGTGATTTTGAATTGACAGCTTCCGAACTGGCGATTGAAAATGACTTTGATTATGTGATTTGTGGACATATTCATCAGCCTCAAATCCGAGAAGTGGTTGGAAAAAAAGGAAAATGTATGTATCTGAATTCCGGTGACTGGGTGGAAAATCTTTCGGCTTTGGAATATCATAATGGCGACTGGAAACTTTTTGTTTATGAGGATGAAAAACATAATTTAATCGATGAAGAACCAGAAGAGATGAAGGAAATAGACAGTGCAGAGCTGATGAAAATCGTGACGCAGGTTGTGTAA
- a CDS encoding NifU family protein — protein sequence MNNINQIQEELVTKVMDALDSIRPFLQKDGGDIELVDVQEDKVYVKLLGNCSSCGISASTMKLGVENTIKQFAPEIQEVISV from the coding sequence ATGAATAATATTAATCAAATTCAAGAAGAACTGGTAACCAAAGTGATGGACGCTTTGGACAGCATCCGTCCGTTTTTGCAAAAAGATGGCGGCGATATTGAGTTAGTAGATGTGCAGGAAGACAAAGTCTATGTGAAATTACTAGGAAACTGCTCTAGCTGTGGTATCAGTGCTTCTACAATGAAACTGGGTGTGGAAAACACCATCAAACAATTTGCTCCAGAGATACAGGAGGTGATTAGCGTTTAA
- a CDS encoding outer membrane beta-barrel protein — translation MKKFWLIFIFTFLKLNAQTYNVTGKVTDENNNPLENITVSLMKQKDSAIINYIGTSKSGNFSIKVPPQNEASFLQISGDKLKPFSRKFESIHQNENLGAVKLSKELVTNIEEVKITVSPVKIKKDTVEYNASYLKVKPDSKIDDLLKEIPGAEIDADGKITVNGKSVSKIHINGKPLFDKDGKTELETIPANIIKKIQVTTSKTKEEELTGRAPITDSLTVNFEMDPKNKVGVTSNIRLGYGSDDRYDGAIFFTKIKQDSRLSLAAGSNNINAGLSGKTGSGAGIFSTTIVNATYSNKFDNFDLERLNANYYERNSETYSKSARTTFLPDYKLDRNTERTGDRDLRRLGFSTNSILKLDKFTNIIFSSNFNNNTTESTSDNQSVTLRDDVLLNSSSGSVKQKSVNNGFSQSLGITRRFQKQRRTFSASVSSNVMDNSGTDYNLTTTIFHQSPEENDYRNQRSVSKNQNTDFSFNARYDEPISDSAIVSTEITYKSLSLKNDRKVHDFDTATGEFSTYNSLLSNTINQDINSLYAVMGYDLNKTKFRFFFNANLEINNNDFHSFFNNENIDFRKNFVFPNYNTRFVYKFSSSKSLELSNQSDFTAPQMTALNPYIDLSNPLLTTQGNPDLKSTWINTTSVYFVNRNLPKHMTYSTSLKFNYTDNNVSDFSYYDDTGRQFRTFANISGNKTLSWDSRFSKTYKWDKNEFRISPSFLTSYTYRKGFVDGVQYTNTIYNIAPKMTVRLNLRDVLDLTGSANLNYNFSNYTNYRIDKTRAAQQNYTIGMVNYFLKSNLYFSNDINVTKNNNISAGFNRTSYFWNASVNYKFYKKQMTLRFNINDVLNQRQNAIRNIGDNYIEDREELVLKRYFMLSLMMNLNKFGGKKS, via the coding sequence ATGAAAAAATTCTGGCTTATTTTCATATTCACTTTTCTGAAACTGAATGCGCAGACCTACAACGTAACAGGAAAAGTGACGGACGAAAATAATAATCCGTTGGAAAATATCACCGTTTCTTTGATGAAACAAAAGGATTCGGCGATTATCAATTACATTGGAACAAGTAAAAGCGGAAACTTCAGCATCAAAGTTCCTCCACAAAACGAAGCTTCATTTCTACAGATTTCCGGAGATAAACTCAAACCATTCTCTAGAAAATTCGAGTCCATTCATCAAAATGAAAATCTAGGAGCAGTAAAACTCAGCAAAGAACTTGTAACCAATATTGAGGAAGTCAAAATCACGGTTTCGCCTGTGAAAATTAAAAAAGATACTGTTGAGTACAACGCTTCTTACCTGAAAGTAAAACCTGACTCCAAGATAGACGACTTGCTGAAAGAAATTCCAGGTGCTGAAATCGATGCGGATGGAAAAATTACGGTTAACGGAAAATCAGTAAGCAAAATCCACATCAATGGGAAACCCTTATTTGATAAAGACGGAAAAACGGAACTGGAAACAATTCCTGCCAACATCATCAAAAAAATACAGGTTACCACTTCCAAAACCAAGGAAGAAGAACTGACGGGAAGAGCGCCAATCACGGACAGCCTCACAGTGAATTTTGAAATGGATCCTAAAAATAAAGTCGGAGTTACAAGCAACATAAGGTTAGGTTATGGTTCGGATGATCGTTATGACGGCGCCATTTTTTTTACAAAAATAAAACAGGATTCACGGCTTTCTTTAGCGGCAGGCTCCAATAATATTAATGCCGGATTATCAGGAAAAACGGGTTCCGGAGCAGGAATTTTCAGTACAACAATTGTGAATGCGACCTATTCTAACAAGTTTGACAACTTCGATTTGGAAAGATTGAATGCCAATTATTATGAACGAAACTCCGAAACTTACTCCAAATCTGCCCGAACCACCTTTCTGCCCGACTACAAATTAGATAGAAATACAGAACGTACTGGCGACAGAGATTTGCGAAGATTGGGATTCAGCACCAATTCAATTTTGAAACTTGACAAGTTCACAAACATTATTTTCTCTTCCAATTTTAATAACAATACCACCGAAAGCACTTCTGACAATCAATCTGTAACCTTGCGGGATGATGTCCTTCTCAACTCCAGTTCGGGTTCTGTCAAACAAAAATCTGTCAATAATGGTTTTTCACAATCCTTAGGAATTACAAGAAGATTTCAGAAACAAAGACGAACTTTTTCAGCGTCTGTCAGCAGCAACGTGATGGATAACAGTGGTACCGATTATAATCTTACGACGACCATTTTTCATCAGTCTCCGGAAGAAAACGATTACAGAAACCAGCGCTCAGTTTCTAAAAATCAAAATACAGATTTTAGTTTCAATGCGAGATACGATGAACCAATTTCCGACTCGGCCATCGTTTCCACAGAAATTACCTACAAATCTCTGTCACTCAAAAATGATAGAAAAGTTCACGATTTTGATACGGCAACAGGAGAATTTTCTACATATAACTCGCTATTGTCTAATACAATCAATCAGGATATCAACTCGCTTTATGCTGTGATGGGTTATGATTTGAATAAAACCAAATTCCGGTTTTTCTTCAATGCTAATCTGGAAATCAACAACAACGATTTTCATTCTTTCTTTAATAATGAAAATATCGATTTCAGAAAAAACTTCGTTTTCCCGAATTATAACACGAGATTCGTTTACAAGTTTTCCAGTAGCAAATCCTTGGAACTATCCAACCAAAGCGATTTTACAGCACCTCAGATGACGGCACTCAACCCTTACATAGACCTTTCCAATCCGTTGCTTACGACACAGGGAAATCCTGATTTGAAAAGCACATGGATAAATACGACTTCAGTTTATTTTGTGAATAGGAATCTTCCCAAGCACATGACTTACTCAACCTCGTTAAAATTCAATTATACGGATAATAATGTTTCCGATTTTTCTTACTATGACGATACAGGAAGGCAGTTCAGGACTTTTGCCAACATTAGCGGAAACAAAACACTGAGTTGGGATAGCCGTTTTTCAAAAACCTACAAATGGGATAAAAATGAATTCCGGATTTCGCCATCATTTCTGACAAGTTATACCTACAGAAAAGGTTTTGTAGATGGTGTCCAATACACCAACACGATTTACAATATTGCGCCGAAGATGACCGTAAGGCTCAACCTGAGGGATGTTCTGGATCTGACAGGTTCTGCCAATCTCAATTATAACTTCTCCAATTACACCAATTATCGGATTGATAAAACACGTGCGGCTCAACAGAATTACACTATCGGAATGGTGAATTACTTTTTGAAATCCAATCTTTATTTCAGCAACGATATCAATGTGACTAAGAATAATAACATTTCCGCAGGTTTCAACAGGACCTCTTATTTCTGGAATGCCAGCGTGAATTACAAATTCTACAAAAAACAAATGACACTGCGATTCAACATCAATGATGTTCTGAATCAACGTCAAAATGCCATCAGAAACATCGGCGACAATTACATCGAAGACAGAGAAGAACTTGTGTTGAAACGTTATTTTATGCTCTCGCTGATGATGAATCTAAATAAGTTCGGAGGCAAGAAAAGCTGA
- a CDS encoding NAD(P)H-dependent glycerol-3-phosphate dehydrogenase has protein sequence MSKKSTKSSNNVRVGVLGSGSFATAIVKMLAENCKTVNWCVRNEFVKGAIEQRGHNPSYLTTVSFNLKKLQITTDINELVSNSDVIILAVPSIYLAESMEKLTCEYQDKLFCSAIKGIVPKHNDIVAHYLKDEFKIGFKNQAVIAGPCHAEEVAMERLSYLTVAVAQKEDADVLQEILSSCYIKVNTSCDILGNEYSAILKNIYAIGAGIASGLGYGDNFIAVYVSNAIREMETFLEAIYPEPRDVNDSAYLGDLIVTAYSLFSRNRNLGNLIGKGYTVKSAIQSMSMVAEGYYATKGIYAICQEKKLKLPIINAVYDILYEGKNAEKQFAKLTDKLT, from the coding sequence ATGAGTAAGAAATCGACTAAATCATCTAATAACGTGCGCGTTGGCGTTTTAGGAAGCGGAAGCTTTGCTACTGCGATCGTTAAAATGCTGGCCGAAAACTGTAAAACTGTCAATTGGTGCGTGAGAAACGAGTTTGTGAAAGGCGCAATAGAACAACGCGGACACAATCCAAGTTATTTGACAACGGTTTCTTTCAACCTGAAGAAGCTGCAGATTACGACAGATATCAACGAGTTGGTCTCTAATTCTGATGTGATTATTTTGGCAGTTCCTTCCATTTATTTAGCAGAATCTATGGAGAAACTGACTTGCGAATATCAGGACAAATTATTCTGTTCGGCTATTAAAGGGATTGTTCCAAAGCATAATGATATTGTTGCGCATTATTTGAAAGATGAATTCAAAATCGGGTTCAAAAATCAAGCGGTCATTGCTGGTCCTTGCCACGCAGAAGAGGTGGCGATGGAGCGTTTGTCTTATTTGACGGTTGCTGTGGCACAGAAAGAGGATGCTGATGTTTTGCAGGAGATTTTGTCTTCCTGTTATATCAAAGTCAATACAAGTTGTGATATTCTCGGAAACGAGTATTCTGCAATTCTAAAAAATATCTATGCGATAGGCGCCGGGATTGCAAGTGGATTGGGTTATGGAGATAACTTTATTGCGGTGTATGTTTCCAATGCGATTCGTGAGATGGAAACCTTCTTGGAAGCGATTTATCCGGAACCAAGAGACGTGAATGATAGTGCTTATCTTGGAGATTTGATCGTTACGGCTTATTCATTATTCTCAAGAAATAGAAACTTAGGAAATCTTATTGGGAAAGGTTATACAGTAAAGTCTGCCATCCAGTCAATGAGTATGGTGGCAGAAGGTTATTATGCAACAAAAGGTATTTACGCTATTTGTCAAGAGAAAAAATTAAAGTTGCCGATTATTAATGCCGTTTATGACATTCTTTATGAAGGGAAAAATGCGGAGAAACAATTTGCGAAACTGACGGATAAATTGACGTAA
- a CDS encoding YkvA family protein: MKYSKFKLAQEAIKHKGFLQKIPSVFRMIKLYYKGEYKMKFTDILLPALALIYVISPIDIIPDFVPVIGALDDLAILALAIPLLMKEVDKFLLWESQKNNPDTKIIDAEIVE, encoded by the coding sequence ATGAAATATTCAAAATTTAAACTGGCTCAGGAAGCTATTAAACACAAAGGTTTTTTGCAAAAGATTCCGTCTGTTTTCAGGATGATAAAATTGTATTACAAAGGCGAATACAAAATGAAGTTTACAGATATCCTTTTGCCGGCTTTGGCTTTAATTTATGTCATTTCTCCCATCGATATTATTCCGGATTTCGTTCCTGTAATTGGCGCTTTGGATGATTTGGCTATCTTAGCTTTAGCAATTCCTTTATTGATGAAAGAAGTTGACAAATTTTTACTTTGGGAAAGTCAGAAGAATAATCCTGATACGAAAATCATCGACGCAGAAATTGTAGAGTAA